One genomic region from Haloarcula taiwanensis encodes:
- a CDS encoding branched chain amino acid aminotransferase, producing MSDRPEMFEGTDRIWMDGEFVDFEDAQTHVLTHALHYGTGVFEGVRCYDTEQGPAIFRWEEHLDRLYKSAKPYDLDIEFSKAELTEATTELIETEGFESCYIRPIVYYGFDSLGVSPKDCPTKTTIAAWPWGAYLGEEALEEGVDVMVSSWRKHASSQIPTNIKTTGLYVNSMLAGEEARRNGYTEAIVLNKEGNVAEGPGENIFMVRDDEIYTPGLAESILEGITRNTAITLAEEMGYTVHEEATISRGELYTADELFFTGTAAEVTPIRSVDDNEIGEGTKGPVTDDIQSAFFDVIESGNREEWFHYV from the coding sequence ATGAGCGACCGTCCGGAGATGTTCGAGGGGACCGACCGTATCTGGATGGACGGCGAGTTCGTCGACTTCGAGGACGCACAGACCCACGTCCTCACGCACGCGCTGCACTACGGCACCGGCGTCTTCGAGGGCGTGCGCTGTTACGACACCGAGCAGGGACCGGCCATCTTCCGCTGGGAGGAGCACCTCGACCGCCTGTACAAATCAGCCAAGCCCTACGACCTCGATATCGAGTTCAGCAAGGCGGAACTCACCGAGGCGACGACCGAACTCATCGAGACGGAAGGGTTCGAGTCGTGTTACATCCGCCCCATCGTCTACTACGGCTTCGACTCGCTCGGCGTGAGCCCGAAAGACTGCCCGACGAAGACAACTATTGCAGCGTGGCCGTGGGGCGCGTATCTCGGCGAGGAAGCGCTGGAGGAGGGCGTCGACGTGATGGTGTCGTCCTGGCGCAAGCACGCCTCCAGCCAGATCCCGACCAACATCAAGACGACCGGCCTGTACGTCAACAGTATGCTCGCCGGCGAGGAGGCCCGCCGCAACGGCTACACTGAGGCCATCGTCCTGAACAAGGAGGGGAACGTCGCCGAGGGGCCGGGCGAGAACATCTTCATGGTCCGGGACGACGAGATATACACGCCCGGTCTGGCCGAGAGCATCCTCGAAGGCATCACCCGCAACACCGCCATCACGCTCGCCGAAGAAATGGGCTACACCGTCCACGAGGAAGCGACCATCTCCCGTGGCGAACTGTACACCGCCGACGAACTGTTCTTCACTGGGACGGCGGCGGAGGTCACGCCGATCCGGAGCGTCGACGACAACGAGATCGGCGAGGGGACGAAAGGGCCGGTCACCGACGACATCCAGTCGGCCTTCTTCGACGTCATCGAGAGCGGCAACCGCGAAGAATGGTTCCACTACGTCTGA
- a CDS encoding 3,4-dihydroxy-2-butanone-4-phosphate synthase, whose product MSRSEDAAVDADSVADAVAAFARGEPVLIHDAADREGETDLVYPAGAVSPEAVARMRNDAGGLVCVALSDRVADALELPFMQEVLDHPTAADHDLAYDERSSFSLTVNHRDTFTGITDEDRSLTIQELAAAATDPDPEAFSDAFRSPGHVHLLRAAPNGLSDREGHTELALELADAADLPEAAVVCEMLDDETGAALPPAAARAYADREGLVYVEGASLLERFD is encoded by the coding sequence ATGTCTCGGAGTGAGGACGCCGCCGTCGACGCCGACAGCGTGGCTGACGCCGTCGCCGCCTTCGCCCGCGGCGAGCCAGTGCTGATCCACGACGCCGCCGACCGCGAAGGCGAGACCGACCTCGTCTACCCGGCCGGGGCCGTCAGCCCCGAGGCCGTCGCCCGGATGCGCAACGACGCCGGCGGCCTCGTCTGTGTTGCCCTCTCCGACCGCGTCGCCGACGCGCTCGAACTGCCGTTCATGCAGGAGGTGCTCGACCACCCGACAGCGGCCGACCACGACCTCGCTTACGACGAGCGCTCCTCGTTTTCGCTGACGGTGAACCACCGCGACACCTTCACCGGCATCACGGACGAGGACCGCTCGCTGACGATTCAGGAACTGGCCGCCGCCGCGACGGACCCCGACCCCGAGGCCTTCAGCGATGCCTTCCGGTCGCCGGGCCACGTTCACCTTCTCCGGGCGGCCCCCAATGGCCTCTCTGACCGCGAGGGCCACACCGAACTCGCGCTCGAACTCGCCGACGCGGCCGACCTGCCGGAGGCCGCCGTCGTCTGTGAGATGCTGGACGACGAGACGGGTGCAGCGTTGCCCCCGGCAGCGGCGCGGGCTTACGCCGACCGGGAGGGGCTGGTCTACGTCGAGGGTGCGAGCCTGCTAGAGCGGTTCGACTGA
- a CDS encoding riboflavin kinase, protein MAESTGQGVGRDELATLKLLALDGALDEPTKVSCADLGDRLDASNQTASRRLQRLEDAGFLSRDMVSDGQEVELTGDGERRLQSEYADYRRIFEADASVDLTGVVTSGMGEGRHYITLPGYMEQFIERLGYEPFAGTLNLELTAESVRKRARMSAIEPVTIEGWEDDERTYGPAYCYPASIEGSDGEYEPAHVIAPERTHHGEEQLEVIAPEKLREVLELADGDEVIVHVSE, encoded by the coding sequence ATGGCTGAATCAACGGGACAGGGCGTCGGTCGGGACGAGCTGGCGACGCTGAAACTGCTCGCCCTCGACGGCGCGCTCGACGAGCCGACGAAAGTGTCCTGTGCCGACCTCGGGGACCGGCTGGACGCGTCGAACCAGACCGCCTCGCGGCGGCTCCAGCGACTCGAAGACGCCGGCTTTCTCTCTCGGGACATGGTCAGCGACGGACAGGAGGTGGAGCTGACCGGCGACGGCGAGCGCCGCCTCCAGTCGGAGTACGCCGACTACCGGCGCATCTTCGAGGCCGACGCCAGCGTCGACCTGACCGGGGTCGTCACCTCGGGGATGGGGGAGGGACGACACTACATCACGCTGCCGGGCTACATGGAGCAGTTCATCGAGCGGCTGGGGTACGAGCCGTTCGCGGGCACGCTCAACCTCGAACTCACGGCCGAGAGCGTCCGCAAGCGGGCGCGGATGAGCGCTATCGAGCCGGTCACCATCGAGGGCTGGGAGGACGACGAGCGGACCTACGGCCCCGCGTACTGCTACCCCGCCTCGATAGAGGGCAGCGACGGCGAGTACGAGCCGGCCCACGTCATCGCGCCCGAGCGGACCCACCACGGGGAGGAGCAACTCGAAGTCATCGCGCCCGAGAAGCTCCGCGAGGTGCTGGAACTGGCAGACGGTGACGAGGTGATAGTCCATGTCTCGGAGTGA
- a CDS encoding tRNA-modifying enzyme, translating to MSDADGGPKQVSDPAYHSENHTAAQTCGWTKNALRGEGKCYKYIFYGIESHRCIQMTPVVKCNERCVFCWRDHAGHAYELGDVEWDDPAAVADASVELQRKLLSGFGGNDEVPREVFEQAMEPRHVAISLDGEPTLYPHLPELIEEFHDRDITTFLVSNGTNTEMLERCDPTQLYVSVDAADRRTFDSTVQAMEDDAWDSLIDTLDVLAEKGDTRTVIRTTLVKGHNMHHPEWYAAMCDRADADFVEMKAYMHVGHSRGRLDRDSMPDHSEVREFTRKMSEYLPDHDVLKEVEDSRVAMLAEDENTWVPKLEKSSEFWERDALVEY from the coding sequence ATGAGTGACGCCGACGGCGGTCCGAAGCAGGTCTCGGATCCGGCCTACCACAGCGAGAACCACACGGCCGCCCAGACCTGCGGCTGGACCAAAAACGCCCTGCGTGGGGAGGGGAAGTGTTACAAGTACATCTTCTACGGCATCGAGTCCCACCGCTGCATTCAGATGACGCCGGTGGTGAAATGCAACGAGCGGTGCGTGTTCTGCTGGCGCGACCACGCCGGCCACGCCTACGAACTCGGCGACGTGGAATGGGACGACCCCGCGGCGGTCGCCGACGCCTCCGTGGAACTCCAGCGGAAACTGCTGTCGGGCTTTGGCGGCAACGACGAAGTCCCGCGCGAGGTGTTCGAACAGGCAATGGAGCCGCGCCACGTCGCTATTTCCTTGGACGGCGAACCGACTCTCTACCCGCACCTGCCGGAACTCATCGAGGAGTTCCACGACCGCGACATCACCACGTTCCTCGTCTCGAACGGGACCAACACGGAGATGCTGGAGCGGTGTGACCCGACCCAGCTGTACGTCTCTGTCGACGCCGCCGACCGCCGGACGTTCGATTCGACGGTGCAAGCCATGGAGGACGACGCCTGGGACTCGCTCATCGACACGCTGGACGTGCTGGCCGAGAAAGGCGACACCCGCACCGTCATCCGGACGACGCTTGTCAAGGGCCACAACATGCACCACCCCGAGTGGTACGCGGCGATGTGCGACCGGGCCGACGCGGACTTCGTCGAGATGAAGGCGTACATGCACGTCGGCCACTCGCGGGGCCGCCTCGACCGGGACTCGATGCCCGACCACAGCGAGGTCCGCGAGTTCACGCGAAAGATGAGTGAGTACCTCCCCGACCACGACGTACTGAAAGAGGTCGAAGACTCCCGCGTGGCGATGCTCGCCGAGGACGAGAACACGTGGGTCCCGAAACTGGAGAAGTCGAGCGAGTTCTGGGAGCGGGACGCACTCGTGGAGTACTGA